Within the Bacillus sp. FSL K6-3431 genome, the region TTCAAAAAGTAATTGAAGGAACAAAGGCACTAGAAGGAATAAAGCCACTAGTTGTATTACTTCATGAAAAGTCTTCGACAAAGGATCATCTCGAGAAACTGCTGAAATATTACTCCGACAATGGTTATGAGATGGAGGCATTAACGGAAACAATGGAGCCAATTCAATTTTAATTTTAATAAAGGAATGTATTATATGAAAACGAATATAAAAATAGGTGTTGTAACACTAGTTATTTTAACCATCATTAGTGGTTTATATCTTTTAAACGTCATTCATAGTTTAGAATCAATGGCACCGTATGGATACATACGATTTTAATTAAGGAAAAACTGCTGGGAAACGAGGGCACTGAAAAAAACCTCTTAATGTAAGGATCCGATAGAATACTGTGGATTTCCGCTCTGGGAGGACGCTCCAAGGCTTCCTCAGGCCAACAGGATTTGTTGGTCACGAAGCCCGTTGTGGTGCTTTAGGTTTCTCGCAGGAGCCTTTCACTCCAATCAACGGAACCTGCTAAAATCAACAATCAATGATTTTTAGTCTATATAAGTTCCCCCTCAAAAACACAGCGGATGTCATGGAGGATGAAATGAGAGTATTGCCAAAATATAAAAAGACGACCAAATTCTCATACTTCTGAATTTGGTCGTCTTTTTTGGGTTTAACTAATTAGATTCTTTGAAAATTATAAGTTTTTCAGTGCCCTCTGGGGAACTGGCGTTTTTTTATCTCGAGAATAATACTTTTTGCGAAGCGGTTCAAATTGAACGTTTATATATTTTATAAATGATGCGTTATGAATTCGGCTTATAATGCGAAAAGCCCCGAAAGAAAGTGTTTTTTACAGGGCTTTTCATATAATTTACAATGAGGCTTCGTAGATTGCTTTAACATCTTCACGATTTAATTTGGTGAAATTGCCAAACTCTCCATTGACCATCGCCTTTTCAGCCAACACATTGAGTTTACTGTTATCAATATCGTAGTCCGATAGCCGGGAAGGGGCACCGATATTATTCCAAAACTCACGTAGCTTATTAATACCTGCAAGCCCGATTTCTTCATCTGTCTTATCATTTGGATCAATGCCAAAGACATTAACAGCTAGTTTTTTGAAACGAGATGGATTTACATGTAAATTATGCTTCATCCAATTTGGGAATAAAATAGCAAGCCCTCCGCCATGCGGAATATCATAAACAGCCGAAACAGCATGTTCTATATTATGAGTGGCCCAATCTCCGCGGTACCCCATATTCAAAATGCCATTTAAAGCCATTGTTCCACAGTATAAAATAGTTTCTCGATGTTCGTAATTTTCAAGGTCAGCTAAAAGCTGTGGTGCTGTTTCAATCACAGTAAGCAAAACAGATTCGCACATACGATCTTGTAGTGGTGTGTTTTCTGTTTGGTGAAAATAATGTTCTAAAACGTGAGACATGATGTCGACAATGCCATAAATGGTCTGGTCTTTTGGGACCGTAAATGTATTTACTGGATCAAGGATAGAAAATTTTGGGAAAACAGCGGGACTACCCCAACCATGTTTTTCATTTGTTTCCCAATTAGTAATAACAGAGCCAGAGTTCATTTCAGAGCCTGTTGCTGCGAGTGTTAATACAGTACCAAATG harbors:
- a CDS encoding iron-containing alcohol dehydrogenase, with amino-acid sequence MNNFSFWNPTTLIFGRNQLEQLTAEVPKFGKKVLLVYGGGSIKKNGLYDKVLHYLADTNAEVFELAGVEPNPRLSTVRKGVDICKQEEIEFLLAVGGGSVIDCVKAIAAGAKYEGDPWDLVIKKAAVKDALPFGTVLTLAATGSEMNSGSVITNWETNEKHGWGSPAVFPKFSILDPVNTFTVPKDQTIYGIVDIMSHVLEHYFHQTENTPLQDRMCESVLLTVIETAPQLLADLENYEHRETILYCGTMALNGILNMGYRGDWATHNIEHAVSAVYDIPHGGGLAILFPNWMKHNLHVNPSRFKKLAVNVFGIDPNDKTDEEIGLAGINKLREFWNNIGAPSRLSDYDIDNSKLNVLAEKAMVNGEFGNFTKLNREDVKAIYEASL